From the genome of Arachis duranensis cultivar V14167 unplaced genomic scaffold, aradu.V14167.gnm2.J7QH unplaced_Scaffold_140079, whole genome shotgun sequence, one region includes:
- the LOC107472516 gene encoding uncharacterized protein LOC107472516, giving the protein MTPYQLVYGKACHIPLELEHKVFWALKLLNFDSNAAGEKKILQLQELEELRSQAYENAKIYKEKAKKWHDQKIERREFVEGQKVLLYNSRLKFFLGKLKSRWYGPFTILKVSPYGHVELMEDKTRRTFTVNGQRLKHYLGDLLDEQRVSYNLN; this is encoded by the coding sequence atgACCCCATATcagctggtgtatgggaaggcatGTCACATACCCCTTGAACTTGAACACAAAGTCTTTTGGGCACTCAAGCTGCTGAATTTTGATAGTAATGCTGCTGGGGAGAAAAAGAtcttgcaactgcaagaattagaAGAACTCAGATCTCAAGCATATGAGAATGCCAAAATCTATAAGGAGAAAGCTAAGAAATGGCATGACCAAAAGATAGAAAGAAGAGAGTTTGTAGAAGGTCAAAAGGTGCTGCTATACAATTCAAGGCTCAAGTTCTTCCTAGGAAAACTTAAGTCAAGATGGTATGGACCTTTCACCATCCTCAAGGTGTCTCCCTATGGTCATGTAGAGCTCATGGAGGACAAAACACGGAGAACCTTCACTGTAAATGGCCAGAGACTCAAGCATTACTTGG